A genome region from Penicillium psychrofluorescens genome assembly, chromosome: 3 includes the following:
- a CDS encoding uncharacterized protein (ID:PFLUO_004670-T1.cds;~source:funannotate) gives MSAVQPVAVYALRVPPGVMIPAVPNAAASFRVSMAAIDPDEEPEYEDGDSSKPARATLKIIRPPPGMDLDDEDEDDEDYSDVDEEEDDDSDDDEEVNGGPSDKQKARKLKEAAALKDLEDTMEEDDDDDEDEDDSGFDLKAAISKLIKGKGPATDEDDEEEEDDDESDEGLELDENVICTLNPEQNCQQPLDITVCEGERVFFKVTGNHTIFLTGNYVIGLDEGHPAFDEDEDDEDDYDLSPDEDELDIEDLYGMEGDSDDLDGLDDPRIAEVDSDEETPQLVEALLKGKNKRAAESDEEPSLDDMIAKGKEAEPALTKAQQKKLKKNNGDAAAVENKKDNKKETKKETKTDKKVQFAKNLEQGPTPSGDKPTGTLGVKEIKGVKMDDKKLGKGAAAKNGNTVAMRYIGKLEDGKVFDANKKGKPFTFKLGKGEVIKGWDIGVAGMAVGGERRLTVPANMAYGKKALPGIPANSKLIFDVKLLEIK, from the exons ATGTCTGCCGTTCAGCCTGTTGCTGTCTACGCCCTCCGGGTTCCTCCCGGGGTCATGATTCCCGCTGTCCCCAATGCTGCGGCTTCG TTCCGTGTGAgcatggctgccattgaTCCGGATGAGGAGCCCGAGTACGAGGACGGAGACTCGAGCAAGCCCGCCCGCGCGACTCTGAAGATCATTCGCCCTCCTCCTGGTATGGacctggatgatgaggatgaggatgatgaggactACAGTGATgtcgatgaggaggaggatgatgactccgacgacgacgaggaagtcAACGGTGGCCCTAGCGACAAGCAGAAGGCTCGGAAACTCAAGGAGGCGGCCGCTCTGAAGGACCTAGAAGACAcgatggaggaggatgatgatgacgacgaagacgaggatgactCCGGCTTCGACCTCAAGGCTGCGATCTCCAAGCTCATCAAGGGCAAAGGTCCTGCTActgatgaggacgatgaggaggaggaggacgacgacgagtCGGACGAGGGCCTGGAACTGGACGAGAACGTCATCTGCACCCTGAACCCCGAGCAG AACTGCCAGCAACCGCTCGACATCACTGTCTGCGAGGGCGAGCGCGTTTTCTTCAAGGTCACTGGCAACCACACCATTTTCTTGACTGGCAACTATGTCATTGGCCTCGATGAGGGCCACCCGGCTttcgacgaggacgaggatgatgaggacgactATGACCTGTCTCCCGATGAGGATGAGCTCGACATTGAGGACCTCTACGGTATGGAGGGCGACAGCGATGACCTCGATGGACTGGATGACCCCCGAATTGCGGAGgtcgacagcgacgaggagaccCCCCAGCTTGTTGAGGCCCTGCTGAAGGGTAAGAACAAGCGTGCCGccgagtcggacgaggagcccAGCCTGGACGACATGATcgccaagggcaaggaggccgagcCGGCTCTGACCAAGGCtcagcagaagaagctgaagaagaacaacggcgatgccgctgctgtggagaacaagaaggacaacaagaaggagaccaagaaggagaCCAAGACCGACAAGAAGGTTCAGTTCGCGAAGAACCTGGAGCAGGGTCCCACCCCGTCGGGTGACAAGCCCACGGGCACTCTCGGCGTGAAGGAGATCAAGGGCGTCAAGATGGACGATAAGAAGCTCGGTAAGGGTGCTGCCGCCAAGAATGGCAACACGGTTGCTATGCGGTAcatcggcaagctggaggatggcaaggtcTTTGAcgccaacaagaagggcaagcCGTTCACCTTCAAGCTCGGCAAGGGCGAGGTGATCAAGGGCTGGGACATTGGCGTTGCTGGCATGGCTGTCGGTGGCGAGCGTCGCCTCACAGTCCCTGCCAACATGGCTTACGGCAAGAAGGCGCTGCCGGGCATCCCGGCCAACTCCAAGCTCATCTTCGACGTGAAGCTGCTCGAGATCAAATAG
- a CDS encoding uncharacterized protein (ID:PFLUO_004671-T1.cds;~source:funannotate), with product MAASDEQKQKSTRSLFAILRSNRFTITKAGSSPTESAASESPAMDSSVSVHEATKRGLRVRLTRTGSKLLFLFGLRESFTSTKTSSTEPGSPTTPQSTTEVSVLPPNDTEGGGLIDNSSVQSQSLASSSSPTVEPDVDDPVPVSWHAVGSTTGISEKTNVQDDTTTDDGKRIILSEPPNTTSSKLDRISQKISSSINRPTVIRRGHLRNRPSVLVLDFAAPPNLSKQGDATNDISDLSTTPSSNGSPLSGQSTPPTSGEPSPSPERSKPFSEQVPIPTDWGILSSRNVDVKSAPATITPPSTSSSVWTVEAASAAKIFFEVHFDSLLANANARSQRQQELEDHIYMNQLTFEEQIMAKHNWVMQENEHLRRCRALKSTFCCPQSTEAVSKAGYEAIKVLGKGSFGVVRLVREKDSPNTPSEDGELLLTNDNSAGVGGRHMDLLRPVLDGSKRSRRRYMTGERKVVYAMKVIRKSEMIRNCQEGHIRAERDFMVTSAKSRWIVPLIASFQDANNLYLVMDFMVGGDFLGLLIRHDILNEDCTRWYVAEMIMCIEEAHKLGWIHRDIKPDNFLISPSGHLKISDFGLAFNGHWSHDQVYYAVQRYSLLDKLGIRVEGDDEDQKESAKAKKPISSNTDKPDLKDGRALTAGLPDLQDIKDKRRLAKSVVGTSQYMAPEVIRGEVYDGRCDWWSVGIILYECLYGFTPFSCESRHDTKIKILHHVRTLHFPRERPHERLVSQEAIDVICQILQEREFRLCSRRYHTNDFLDSQAVPTHYIYSTDPRYRSKKRSYVYPNDAGPIKTHPFFRGIPWEEIHHLRPPMVPKVRNWEDTRYFDDWKSIVGGLDDLSDTSNVKKAATPATPVSQELSSATTSLDAHAAEEAAEEDTAEQQQSAVRKMKDDEKRQKGYKRARDVMLRDTEIGKTVLEMRKKSAFLGYTYRRPRAPAVAVNTERGRQLLNRGQLADLYAS from the exons ATGGCAGCCTCAGATgagcagaaacagaaaagcaCTCGAAGCTTGTTTGCTATTCTGAGATCGAATCGATTCACCATCACAAAAGCTGGCTCTTCGCCAACGGAATCGGCAGCTTCAGAGAGCCCAGCGATGGACTCCTCCGTCTCGGTTCATGAAGCCACCAAGCGTGGACTGAGAGTCCGACTGACCCGGACAGGCTCCAAACTCTTATTCTTATTCGGATTGCGAGAGTCTTTCACCA GCACCAAGACTTCGAGCACAGAACCTGGATCACCGACGACGCCCCAAAGCACGACTGAAGTCTCGGTGCTACCGCCAAACGACACGGAAGGGGGTGGCCTGATTGATAATTCTTCTGTGCAGTCCCAGTCGCTggcttcctcgtcttctcccACTGTCGAGCCCGATGTGGATGATCCTGTGCCGGTATCCTGGCATGCCGTCGGCAGCACAACGGGAATTTCTGAGAAGACTAACGTACAGGATGATACTACTACCGACGATGGCAAACGCATCATTCTGAGTGAGCCTCCAAACACGACCAGCTCGAAACTCGATCGGATCTCGCAGAAAATCTCCTCATCGATTAATCGCCCAACGGTGATCCGCCGCGGTCATCTGCGAAATAGACCTAGTGTCCTGGTCCTCGACTTTGCTGCTCCTCCCAATTTGAGCAAGCAGGGTGACGCCACGAACGATATTTCGGACCTGTCCACAACCCCGAGCAGCAATGGTTCTCCTCTCAGCGGCCAGTCCACACCTCCAACTTCTGGAGAGCCGTCTCCTTCGCCGGAAAGATCCAAACCGTTCAGTGAACAAGTCCCTATACCGACGGACTGGGGCATTTTGTCAAGTCGCAACGTGGATGTGAAATCGGCCCCTGCTACTATCACGCCGCCAAGCACCTCCTCGTCTGTCTGGACTGTGGAAGCGGCTTCTGCAGCAAAGATATTCTTCGAGGTCCATTTCGATTCGCTTCTTGCAAACGCGAACGCTCGCTCTCAGCGCCAGCAAGAGTTGGAAGATCATATCTATATGAATCAGCTCACGTTCGAGGAGCAGATAATGGCAAAGCATAATTGGGTCATGCAGGAAAATGAACATCTTCGTCGGTGCCGTGCTCTCAAAAGCACTTTTTGCTGTCCGCAAAGCACAGAGGCTGTCTCAAAGGCTGGTTACGAGGCGATCAAGGTCCTCGGCAAAGGAAGCTTTGGCGTGGTGCGTTTGGTTCGCGAGAAAGACAGCCCGAACACGCCATCTGAGGATGGAGAGTTACTGCTCACGAACGATAACAGTGCCGGCGTGGGGGGTAGGCATATGGACTTATTGCGACCTGTGCTGGATGGGTCTAAGCGCAGCCGGCGCCGGTATATGACCGGGGAACGAAAGGTGGTTTATGCGATGAAGGTCATTCGAAAATCGGAGATGATCCGCAATTGCCAAGAGGGACACATTCGTGCAGAGAGGGACTTTATGGTGACTTCTGCGAAGTCTCGCTGGATCGTTCCCTTGATCGCCAGTTTCCAGGACGCCAACAATCTGTATCTCGTCATGGATTTCATGGTGGGCGGTGACTTTTTAGGGCTGTTGATTCGACATGATATCCTCAATGAGGACTGCACGCGGTGGTATGTCGCCGAAATGATCATGTGTATCGAGGAGGCGCATAAACTTGGTTGGATTCACCGCGACATTAAGCCGGATAATTTTCTCATCTCACCTTCGGGACACTTGAAGATTTCCGACTTCGGACTAGCCTTCAATGGACATTGGTCTCACGATCAAGTTTACTACGCCGTCCAGCGGTATTCACTCCTGGACAAGCTCGGCATTCGGgttgagggcgatgacgaagatCAAAAGGAGTCTGCTAAAGCGAAAAAGCCGATCTCTTCCAACACCGATAAACCCGATCTCAAAGACGGCCGAGCGCTGACGGCCGGTCTGCCGGACTTGCAAGATATCAAGGATAAAAGACGACTTGCGAAGAGTGTGGTAGGGACCAGCCAGTACATGGCGCCTGAAGTCATCCGGGGCGAGGTATACGACGGGCGATGTGACTGGTGGAGTGTGGGGATCATATTGTATGAG TGCCTCTACGGCTTTACTCCTTTTTCCTGCGAGAGCCGTCATGATaccaagatcaagatcctc CACCATGTCCGAACCTTGCACTTCCCAAGAGAGAGACCACACGAAAGACTGGTATCTCAGGAAGCCATTGATGTCATCTGCCAGATTCTGCAAGAGCGCGAGTTCCGCTTGTGCTCTCGAAGATACCATACCAACGACTTTCTCGACTCTCAAGCAGTCCCAACGCACTATATCTACTCTACAGACCCTCGATACCGAAGCAAAAAGCGGAGCTATGTTTACCCCAACGATGCAGGCCCCATAAAGACCCATCCGTTTTTCAGAGGCATCCCGTGGGAAGAGATCCATCATCTGCGGCCGCCGATGGTCCCCAAAGTGAGAAACTGGGAAGATACCCGGTACTTTGACGACTGGAAATCCATCGTCGGTGGTCTTGACGACCTTTCGGACACGAGCAATGTAAAGAAAGCTGCAACCCCTGCTACCCCGGTGTCTCAAGAACTCAGCTCCGCAACAACATCGCTCGATGCTCacgcggcggaggaggctgcggaagaagatACTGCAGAGCAACAACAATCTGCAGTGCGCAAGATGAAAGACGACGAGAAAAGGCAGAAGGGGTATAAACGAGCCCGCGACGTGATGCTTCGCGATACAGAGATCGGTAAGACCGTCTTGGAGATGCGCAAGAAGAGTGCGTTTCTGGGATATACCTATCGCCGTCCCAGAGCCCCGGCTGTTGCGGTCAACACTGAGCGCGGACGTCAGCTGCTGAATAGAGGGCAACTGGCCGATCTGTATGCGTCTTGA
- a CDS encoding uncharacterized protein (ID:PFLUO_004672-T1.cds;~source:funannotate), which yields MAPKVARVRRRHGCMTCKARHVRCDEQKPACGQCTGTGRKCDGYAVNLSQRQLRQNVLDAYQRQRSTCNPDTRMILPLGNAKEREYISLFSTRTSLAMMGFFSSNFWGHLLPQLSHYEPVIRHAVAAVGAAHQQYRGLVPPGYTDVFILQQYNKSIRLLVENLSAATSTNLDLTLITCALFVCLELLRGDYNRALDHIEAGLKILARPSPALTSHSSDSQIVYDELLEMFSRLDIELSSFARTHKVLPSFTDPRTIMIPSRFMDIGEARRSLTALMNYSLTLFLHSGPLKSFAHGGSPQDPPWQKIVSQLPMIEQAYNAWLVSLQGLLESPDGASVGERAVLSLRIDHLLAVQWVFSTVRWEDVELDRWNGHLEEIVTLAERLLLLDASTEPYFSLDNCAIRALQWTATTCSLPLVRRKAIQLLSAHPRQESLWIARRSAKIAEAMMNLEETDQSSLPVEQRIPAFENRVTPFNFKDFAATRKTHLYLINGKGEHSILYVDWS from the exons ATGGCTCCAAAAGTCGCGCGTGTCAGGAGGCGCCATGGTTGTATGACCTGCAA AGCTCGCCATGTCCGCTGCGACGAACAGAAACCCGCTTGTGGACAGTGCACTGGAACAGGCCGCAAGTGCGATGGATATGCCGTCAATCTCTCGCAAAGACAACTGCGCCAGAACGTCTTAGACGCTTACCAGCGCCAGCGTAGCACTTGCAACCCGGACACTCGAATGATTCTCCCCCTAGGCAATGCCAAGGAGCGCGAGTATATTTCGCTATTCTCCACCCGGACATCGCTCGCCATGATGGGgttcttctcctccaacttctgGGGTCATTTGCTTCCCCAACTTAGCCACTATGAGCCCGTTATCCGTCACGCTGTCGCAGCCGTCGGCGCTGCCCACCAGCAATATCGGGGCCTGGTACCCCCTGGCTACACGGACGTCTTTATATTGCAGCAATACAACAAGTCTATTCGGCTTCTCGTAGAGAACCTGTCAGCAGCTACGAGTACCAATCTAGACCTCACCTTAATTACTTGCGCTCTATTCGTGTGTCTAGAACTCCTCAGAGGTGACTACAATAGGGCACTCGACCATATCGAGGCAGGACTTAAAATTCTCGCACGGCCGAGCCCAGCACTAACGTCACATTCAAGCGACTCGCAGATTGTATACGACGAGCTGCTAGAGATGTTTTCCCGGTTGGACATTGAGTTGTCTTCGTTTGCCCGGACACACAAAGTGCTCCCATCGTTCACCGACCCGAGGACCATCATGATACCATCCAGATTCATGGATATCGGGGAGGCTCGCCGGAGCCTAACCGCCCTGATGAATTACAGTTTGACCCTGTTTCTCCATTCGGGTCCTTTAAAGTCCTTTGCCCATGGCGGTTCCCCTCAGGACCCCCCGTGGCAGAAGATTGTTTCGCAGCTACCGATGATTGAGCAGGCGTACAACGCGTGGCTTGTTTCTTTACAGGGGCTATTGGAGAGCCCAGACGGCGCATCAGTGGGCGAACGCGCCGTGCTCTCTCTGCGAATCGACCACCTTCTCGCTGTCCAATGGGTTTTTAGTACTGTACGGTGGGAAGATGTTGAGCTTGATAGATGGAATGGTCACCTGGAAGAAATAGTGACCTTGGCAGAGAGACTACTGCTTCTAGATGCTAGCACGGAGCCATATTTCAGCTTGGACAATTGTGCGATCCGCGCACTGCAATGGACTGCCACCACATGCAGCCTCCCGCTGGTGCGCCGGAAGGCTATTCAGCTTTTATCGGCTCATCCGCGCCAGGAAAGTCTCTGGATTGCGCGCCGATCAGCCAAGATCGccgaggcgatgatgaaccTAGAAGAAACCGATCAATCATCCTTGCCAGTGGAGCAGAGGATACCCGCATTCGAGAATCGGGTTACTCCGTTTAACTTTAAGGATTTTGCAGCGACTCGAAAGACTCATTTGTATCTGATTAATGGTAAGGGGGAGCACTCGATTTTATATGTCGATTGGTCTTAG
- a CDS encoding uncharacterized protein (ID:PFLUO_004669-T1.cds;~source:funannotate) yields the protein MGSRLDTKSGEVRKRIENHEFHDEAGEEYEASSFGGFGDYMRRKKIKLQNLDAEIRATSNDCPPIFRGVVAHVNGYTQPSLQDLHRLIVSHGGGFLQYLDGKTAATHIIASSLTPKKREEFRRYRIVKPAWVTESIKAGRLLPWDEFRVVNEGQSQKVLKLGDGRFTSQTNTPRSGYKDQSNVSWYNSQLRTMGTSDESPDASRISATTPVTPSLACDPASQSDYGDFPSFSIDEGPQQPSPQQRQMPETAKSSESTHMHPEHGGSTPPAPETNNVETPLLLPSPSRPELTAEEYNAQLLSDPRMQKSSVANPDFIQQYYRESRLHHLSTWKAELKAQLQAATMEKSQHRKSPARSAPGSRRYILHVDFDSFFAAVSLLKHPELREKPVAIAHGTGSGSEIASCSYAARAHGVKNGMWMKGALQICPELKILPYDFPAYEDASRKFYSSVLSIDGTVQSVSIDEALIDVTNQCLEAGGSDGRGISEGSIYREQAKADEIAENLRASIKEKTGCAVSVGIGGNILLAKVALRKAKPAGQYHLKPDDILEFIGNLTVQDLPGVGHSLGSKLEELDIKLVKDIRNTSKDKLVSSLGPKTGAKMHEYARGIDRSEVGNEVMRKSVSAEVNWGIRFVNHVQAEDFVRSLCEELHRRLVENLVKGKQLTLKVMRRSIDAPLEPVKHLGHGKCDVFNKSMVIGVATNATDVLGKEAVSMLRSFNFSPGDLRGLGVQMTKLESLKAGGFSEALESSQRQLNFQKSPPRKKITATLDPDELESPRKGDLTPIRVDPLLRNSTHKPLNMSGSQFIMPTQADPKVLSELPSDIRSRLVSQAKPRQEERSGSPCPPPRRERPSAAADLPPESQLDPETLAALPEDVRNEVLGYYKQVPPSAQPAPPPAAAATAPASHSTTSGSLRMRRPASPSKKKRGRPPKIAFSGGNKTLTQSNFVLPRPSTPSVNTDEETTSRQQSPTAEDQPEVSAEFLAALPEDIRQEVLEEQKRARMLQRPVHRPPPPQVQAPATASTTTEKRVALEPLQPRPVFTSQRLSDLPDLRNAVGSWFAAFADDGPFSDDVSSLCTYLHSVTREEKDIDKAVSVVRWLVWLVDDHNRPQGSRGVGADPSVGMMTWPEAVARMQQSIQTAVEERNMPPVDFE from the exons ATGGGCTCTCGTCTTGATACCAAATCCGGAGAGGTGCGCAAGCGCATCGAGAACC ATGAATTTCACGATGAAGCCGGCGAGGAATACGAAGCCTCCAGCTTCGGCGGCTTTGGGGACTACATGCGCCGCAAGAAAATCAAGCTTCAAAATCTCGATGCCGAAATCCGGGCAACATCTAACGATTGTCCCCCGATATTCCGTGGCGTGGTCGCCCACGTCAACGGCTACACTCAACCTTCCCTTCAGGATCTACACCGTCTGATTGTGAGCCATGGCGGTGGTTTTCTTCAGTACCTGGACGGCAAAACGGCCGCAACGCATATTATTGCCAGCTCTTTAACGCCCAAGAAACGCGAGGAGTTCCGGCGGTACCGCATTGTGAAGCCCGCGTGGGTGACGGAAAGCATCAAGGCCGGTCGTCTGTTGCCATGGGATGAGTTCAGGGTGGTGAATGAGGGACAGTCTCAGAAAGTGCTCAAGCTCGGTGACGGCCGATTTACCAGTCAAACCAATACTCCTCGCAGTGGGTACAAAGACCAGTCTAATGTTAGCTGGTATAACTCCCAGTTGAGAACAATGGGGACGTCCGACGAAAGTCCAGACGCGTCACGCATATCTGCAACTACTCCAGTAACACCGAGTTTGGCTTGTGATCCAGCTTCTCAGTCAGATTACGGTGACTTTCCTAGTTTCAGCATCGACGAGGGTCCCcagcagccttctcctcAGCAACGCCAGATGCCAGAGACCGCCAAAAGCTCCGAATCGACACATATGCACCCTGAGCATGGTGGAAGTacacctccagcaccagaaACAAATAACGTTGAGACGCCTCTGCTCCTACCCAGCCCCTCAAGGCCCGAGTTGACTGCTGAAGAATATAATGCACAGCTTTTATCCGATCCTCGAATGCAGAAATCTAGTGTTGCCAACCCGGATTTTATCCAGCAATACTATAGGGAGTCTCGTCTCCATCACCTTTCTACATGGAAAGCTGAATTGAAGGCTCAACTTCAAGCGGCAACTATGGAAAAATCGCAACATCGAAAGTCTCCCGCAAGGTCTGCTCCTGGATCCAGGCGGTACATCTTACATGTGGACTTTGATTCTTTCTTCGCCGCTGTTTCTTTACTGAAGCACCCCGAGCTCCGAGAGAAACCCGTTGCCATCGCTCATGGGACAGGATCCGGCTCCGAGATTGCTAGCTGCAGCTACGCGGCACGCGCACATGGCGTCAAAAATGGCATGTGGATGAAAGGGGCGTTACAGATCTGCCCCGAGCTTAAAATTTTGCCCTACGATTTCCCTGCCTACGAAGATGCAAGCCGTAAATTCTACAGTTCTGTTCTCTCTATCGATGGCACGGTGCAGAGTGTGAGCATCGACGAGGCTCTGATTGATGTCACTAATCAGTGTCTGGAGGCCGGTGGCTCTGATGGAAGAGGCATATCGGAAGGATCCATTTATCGCGAACAAGCCAAGGCTGACGAAATCGCTGAAAATTTGCGCGCCTCCATAAAGGAGAAAACGGGATGTGCCGTCTCGGTGGGGATAGGTGGCAATATCCTGCTTGCCAAAGTTGCCTTGCGAAAAGCGAAACCTGCCGGCCAGTACCACCTGAAGCCTGACGATATCTTGGAGTTTATTGGAAATCTCACAGTGCAAGATCTTCCCGGTGTGGGTCACAGTCTGGGCTCTAAACTGGAAGAGCTCGATATCAAACTCGTCAAAGACATCCGAAATACTTCCAAGGACAAGCTAGTCTCGAGTTTGGGACCGAAAACGGGCGCCAAAATGCACGAGTATGCTCGAGGGATCGATCGATCAGAAGTTGGAAACGAAGTCATGAGAAAATCAGTCTCGGCCGAAGTCAACTGGGGTATCCGGTTCGTCAACCATGTCCAAGCAGAGGACTTTGTGCGGTCCTTGTGCGAGGAGCTGCATCGCAGACTGGTGGAGAATCTGGTCAAGGGTAAACAGCTTACCCTCAAGGTCATGCGAAGATCAATAGATGCCCCCCTTGAACCGGTCAAGCATCTCGGTCATGGGAAATGTGATGTCTTCAACAAGAGCATGGTCATTGGTGTTGCCACCAATGCAACAGACGTCCTCGGGAAAGAAGCCGTCTCGATGTTGAGAAGCTTCAACTTTTCTCCAGGTGACTTGAGAGGACTGGGCGTGCAAATGACCAAATTGGAATCACTCAAGGCTGGCGGCTTTTCAGAGGCCCTTGAAAGCAGTCAACGGCAGCTTAACTTTCAAAAATCACCGCCCCGCAAGAAAATCACCGCCACTCTGGATCCTGATGAATTAGAAAGTCCTCGCAAGGGTGATTTGACTCCGATCCGAGTCGACCCACTGCTCCGCAACAGCACTCACAAGCCTCTAAACATGTCCGGATCGCAATTCATTATGCCTACTCAGGCAGATCCTAAAGTCTTGTCTGAGTTACCGAGTGACATTCGGTCTAGACTTGTATCCCAGGCAAAGCCGCGGCAGGAGGAGCGCTCCGGATCTCCATGTCCGCCTCCGCGTCGAGAACGACCATCAGCAGCCGCAGACCTTCCTCCAGAATCCCAATTGGATCCTGAAACGCTGGCCGCCCTGCCAGAAGATGTGCGGAACGAAGTATTGGGCTATTACAAGCAGGTACCACCATCCGCACAGCCTGCACCGCCGCCGGCTGCGGcagcaacagctccagcATCACACTCCACAACCTCTGGCTCTCTCAGAATGAGAAGGCCGGCCTCTCCGTctaagaagaagcgcggtcGTCCTCCCAAGATAGCCTTCAGCGGTGGCAACAAAACCCTAACGCAGTCGAATTTCGTCCTTCCACGACCAAGCACTCCTTCTGTCAATACGGACGAGGAGACCACCTCCCGACAGCAGTCTCCTACCGCAGAGGACCAACCAGAAGTATCCGCCGAGTTTCTCGCTGCGCTACCCGAGGATATTCGCCAAGAAGTCCTCGAGGAACAAAAGCGTGCTCGCATGCTCCAACGCCCAGTCCacagaccaccaccaccccaagTCCAAGCACCCGCCACTGCATCCACCACGACTGAGAAGCGCGTTGCCCTCGAACCTCTACAACCACGACCCGTCTTCACCTCGCAGAGACTATCGGACCTCCCAGATCTCCGAAATGCCGTCGGCTCCTGGTTCGCCGCCTTTGCGGATGATGGGCCTTTCAGCGACGATGTCTCGTCGCTTTGTACATACCTCCACAGCGTGAcgagggaagagaaagatatcGACAAGGCTGTTTCGGTGGTGAGATGGCTGGTCTGGCTTGTCGATGACCATAATCGTCCACAGGGATCTCGAGGTGTCGGTGCTGATCCTTCCGTAGGAATGATGACTTGGCCTGAGGCCGTTGCGAGGATGCAGCAGAGTATTCAGACCGCTGTGGAGGAGAGGAACATGCCACCTGTGGATTTTGAGTAG